From Streptomyces chrestomyceticus JCM 4735, one genomic window encodes:
- a CDS encoding RtcB family protein has protein sequence MTYTEVPGAKVPIRMWTDPSTVEGAAMQQLRNVATLPWIKGLAVMPDVHYGKGATVGSVIAMHGAVCPAAVGVDIGCGMSAVKTSLTADDLPGDLSRLRSKIEEAIPVGRAMHDEPVHPGRLHGLATSGWDDFWSRFGGVAEAVRFREERAVKQMGSLGGGNHFIEFCLDETGAVWLMLHSGSRNIGKELADFHIGQAQKLPHNQGLVDRDLAVFVADTPQMAAYRNDLFWAQEYARHNRAIMMALFQDVVRKEFKKAKPTFEPVISCHHNYVAEERYDGMDLLVTRKGAIRAGSGDYGIIPGSMGTGSYIVKGLGNPASFNSASHGAGRKMSRNAAKKRFSTQDLEEQTRGVECRKDSGVVDEIPGAYKPIEKVIDQQRDLVEVVAKLKQVVCVKG, from the coding sequence ATGACGTACACCGAAGTGCCCGGCGCGAAGGTTCCGATCCGGATGTGGACGGACCCGTCCACGGTCGAGGGCGCGGCCATGCAGCAACTGCGCAACGTGGCCACCCTGCCATGGATCAAGGGCCTGGCCGTGATGCCGGACGTGCATTACGGCAAGGGTGCGACGGTCGGCTCGGTGATCGCCATGCACGGGGCGGTCTGCCCGGCGGCCGTCGGTGTCGACATCGGCTGCGGCATGAGCGCCGTGAAGACCTCGCTCACCGCCGACGACCTCCCCGGCGACCTCTCCCGCCTCCGCTCCAAGATCGAGGAGGCCATCCCGGTCGGGCGGGCCATGCACGACGAGCCGGTGCACCCGGGCCGGCTGCACGGCCTGGCGACCAGCGGCTGGGACGACTTCTGGAGCCGCTTCGGCGGGGTGGCGGAAGCGGTCAGGTTCCGTGAGGAGCGGGCCGTCAAGCAGATGGGGTCGCTCGGCGGCGGCAACCACTTCATCGAGTTCTGCCTCGACGAGACCGGCGCGGTGTGGCTGATGCTGCACTCCGGCTCCCGCAACATCGGCAAGGAGCTGGCCGACTTCCACATCGGCCAGGCGCAGAAGCTGCCGCACAACCAGGGGCTGGTCGACCGCGACCTCGCCGTCTTCGTCGCGGACACCCCGCAGATGGCGGCGTACCGCAACGACCTCTTCTGGGCGCAGGAGTACGCCCGGCACAACCGCGCGATCATGATGGCGCTCTTCCAGGACGTGGTCCGCAAGGAGTTCAAGAAGGCGAAGCCAACGTTCGAGCCGGTGATCTCCTGTCACCACAACTACGTGGCGGAGGAGCGGTACGACGGGATGGACCTGCTGGTGACGCGCAAGGGCGCGATCCGCGCCGGGAGCGGTGACTACGGCATCATCCCCGGCTCGATGGGCACCGGCTCGTACATCGTCAAGGGCCTCGGTAACCCGGCGTCCTTCAACTCCGCCTCGCACGGCGCGGGCCGGAAGATGAGCCGCAACGCCGCGAAGAAGCGTTTCTCGACGCAGGACCTGGAGGAGCAGACGCGGGGCGTGGAGTGCCGCAAGGACTCCGGCGTCGTGGACGAGATCCCGGGCGCGTACAAGCCGATCGAGAAGGTCATCGACCAGCAGCGGGACCTGGTGGAGGTCGTGGCCAAGCTCAAGCAGGTGGTGTGTGTGAAGGGGTGA
- a CDS encoding RNHCP domain-containing protein, whose amino-acid sequence MPRRRTPKQQRRAQRPKDVLHGPGGASGDTFRCVGCRLEVPLAAPGTAHRNHCPHCLASRHVDRKIPGDRAADCGGRMRALCLAARQDGEWLLVHQCLACGELSTNRTAGDDNALALVRLAVRPLADTRMPVRALISL is encoded by the coding sequence GTGCCACGACGCCGTACACCCAAGCAGCAGCGCCGCGCCCAGCGGCCCAAGGACGTCCTCCACGGGCCGGGCGGCGCGTCCGGCGACACCTTCCGCTGTGTCGGCTGCCGCCTGGAGGTCCCGCTGGCCGCACCGGGCACCGCCCACCGCAACCACTGCCCGCACTGCCTGGCCAGCCGCCACGTGGACCGCAAGATTCCGGGCGACCGGGCCGCGGACTGCGGCGGCCGGATGCGGGCGCTGTGCCTGGCCGCCCGGCAGGACGGGGAGTGGCTGCTGGTCCACCAGTGCCTGGCCTGCGGTGAGCTGAGCACCAACCGCACCGCGGGGGACGACAACGCCCTGGCCCTGGTACGGCTGGCCGTCCGGCCGCTGGCCGACACCAGGATGCCCGTACGGGCGCTGATCTCGCTGTAA
- a CDS encoding RNHCP domain-containing protein has protein sequence MLSNSPKSSNRPNPLPRTDTFTCVRCGLTVTTLDPGGSRRNHCPSCLHSQHVRDAAEGGPSACRGRMSPIAIAVLRTDDWMVIHRCTRCDELTSNPVSPDDNQLILMRMAVRPLAHPPFPLEAFGDL, from the coding sequence GTGCTGTCCAACAGCCCCAAGAGCTCGAACCGTCCGAACCCGCTGCCGCGCACCGACACCTTCACCTGCGTCCGGTGCGGGCTGACCGTCACCACCCTCGACCCCGGCGGCAGCCGCCGCAACCACTGCCCGAGCTGCCTGCACTCCCAGCACGTCCGGGACGCGGCCGAGGGCGGCCCGTCCGCCTGCCGGGGCCGGATGTCGCCCATCGCCATCGCGGTGCTGCGCACCGACGACTGGATGGTGATCCACCGGTGCACCCGCTGCGACGAGCTGACGTCCAATCCGGTCTCCCCGGACGACAACCAGCTCATCCTGATGCGGATGGCGGTCCGGCCGCTGGCCCATCCGCCGTTCCCGCTCGAAGCGTTCGGCGACCTGTGA
- a CDS encoding SDR family NAD(P)-dependent oxidoreductase has protein sequence MTAVPDAPADRPRTRTAVVTGASSGIGAATARRLAAEGYRVVLAARRTDRIEALAAELPDAEAHRLDVTDRAAVDAFAAHLREHHDSVDVLVNNAGGALGADPVATGDPADWRTMYEVNVLGVLHVTQALLPALTASGDGTVVVVSSTAGHGTYEGGGGYVAAKHGAHVIAETLRLELCGEPVRVIEIAPGMVKTDEFATTRFRGDTAKAAKVYAGVAEPLTADDVADTIGWAVTRPAHVNIDLLVVRPRAQASNTKVHRTA, from the coding sequence ATGACCGCCGTACCCGACGCGCCCGCCGACCGCCCCCGTACCCGTACCGCCGTCGTCACCGGAGCCAGCAGCGGCATCGGCGCCGCGACCGCCCGCCGGCTGGCCGCCGAGGGCTACCGCGTCGTCCTCGCCGCCCGCCGCACCGACCGCATCGAGGCGCTGGCCGCCGAGCTGCCGGACGCCGAGGCGCACCGGCTCGACGTCACCGACCGCGCCGCGGTGGACGCCTTCGCCGCGCACCTCCGGGAGCACCACGACTCGGTGGACGTGCTGGTCAACAACGCCGGCGGGGCGCTGGGCGCCGACCCCGTGGCCACCGGCGACCCGGCCGACTGGCGCACCATGTACGAGGTCAACGTCCTCGGCGTCCTCCACGTCACCCAGGCCCTGCTGCCCGCCCTGACCGCCTCCGGGGACGGCACGGTCGTGGTCGTCTCCTCCACCGCAGGACACGGCACCTACGAGGGCGGCGGCGGCTATGTCGCCGCCAAGCACGGCGCGCACGTCATCGCCGAGACGCTCCGGCTGGAGCTGTGCGGCGAGCCCGTCCGCGTCATCGAGATCGCCCCCGGCATGGTCAAGACCGACGAGTTCGCCACCACCCGCTTCCGCGGCGACACCGCCAAGGCCGCCAAGGTGTACGCGGGCGTGGCCGAGCCCCTGACCGCCGACGACGTCGCCGACACCATCGGCTGGGCCGTCACCCGCCCGGCCCACGTCAACATCGACCTCCTGGTCGTCCGCCCGCGTGCCCAGGCGTCCAACACCAAGGTGCACCGCACGGCGTGA
- a CDS encoding YnfA family protein, with the protein MLIARSIALFALAALFEIGGAWLVWQGVREHRGWVWIGAGVLALGVYGFVATLQPDADFGRILAAYGGVFVAGSLAWGMVADGYRPDRWDVAGALICLAGMAVIMYAPRGR; encoded by the coding sequence ATGCTCATCGCCCGCTCCATCGCTCTCTTCGCCCTCGCCGCCCTCTTCGAGATCGGCGGCGCCTGGCTCGTCTGGCAGGGCGTGCGCGAACATCGGGGCTGGGTCTGGATCGGCGCGGGCGTGCTCGCCCTCGGCGTGTACGGCTTCGTCGCCACGCTCCAGCCGGACGCCGACTTCGGCCGCATCCTCGCCGCGTACGGCGGTGTCTTCGTCGCGGGCTCGCTGGCCTGGGGCATGGTCGCCGACGGCTACCGCCCGGACCGCTGGGACGTGGCCGGCGCCCTGATCTGCCTGGCCGGCATGGCTGTGATCATGTACGCGCCCAGGGGCCGCTGA
- a CDS encoding ATP-binding cassette domain-containing protein, producing the protein MLIERAYVDRSEEARAAAGDDWPWTVPCVRRLAADGLKFRAPVTFLVGENGSGKSTLAEALAEGFGLDSYGGSAGYKYASSREPSVLGQAIRFDATPAGRRMVRGPRTRRRGFFLRAETAFDMLGRARLSGVPDEMSHGEGFLMAIREKFRRPGLYVLDEPEAALSFSSCLELLAVLHALGRGGAQVVCATHSPLLTALPGAEIVEVGEHGMRSVEWDELALVDHWRRYLTDPRAYLRHIID; encoded by the coding sequence ATGCTCATCGAACGCGCGTACGTGGATCGCTCCGAGGAAGCGAGGGCGGCGGCCGGGGACGACTGGCCCTGGACGGTTCCGTGCGTGCGCCGGTTGGCCGCGGACGGGCTGAAGTTCCGCGCGCCGGTCACCTTTCTCGTGGGGGAGAACGGCTCGGGCAAGTCCACGCTGGCCGAGGCCCTGGCGGAGGGCTTCGGGCTCGACTCGTACGGCGGCTCGGCCGGTTACAAGTACGCCAGTTCGCGCGAGCCGTCCGTGCTGGGCCAGGCCATCCGCTTCGACGCGACGCCGGCGGGCCGCCGGATGGTCCGCGGGCCGCGCACGCGCCGGCGCGGCTTCTTCCTGCGGGCCGAGACGGCCTTCGACATGCTCGGCCGGGCGCGGCTGTCGGGGGTGCCGGACGAGATGAGTCACGGCGAGGGGTTCCTGATGGCGATCCGGGAGAAGTTCCGGCGGCCGGGGCTCTACGTGCTGGACGAGCCGGAGGCCGCGCTGTCGTTCTCCTCCTGCCTGGAACTGCTCGCGGTACTGCACGCGTTGGGCCGCGGCGGCGCCCAGGTCGTCTGCGCCACCCATTCTCCGCTGCTCACGGCCCTGCCCGGCGCGGAGATAGTCGAGGTCGGTGAGCACGGCATGCGGTCGGTGGAGTGGGACGAGCTGGCCCTCGTCGACCACTGGCGGCGCTATCTCACCGACCCTCGGGCGTATCTGCGGCACATCATCGACTGA
- a CDS encoding FAD-dependent monooxygenase: MSRDPGTTDDPNPTHPTTTVRTGAPADVLVVGAGPTGLLLAGDLAVAGLRVTLLERRAPGLSNLTRAMAVHARSLEQLDARGLADELVAGGHALRTMRLFGGVVLKPDRLPSRFPFVLITPQYEVERLLERRAQKAGVTFRYGARVTGLDQDAHGIQARVTEEDGTATAYRASYLVGTDGVRSTVREALGLPFPGRAVVSSVVLADVRLDEQPDLPLVGNANGDAIAVVANFGDGWYRVVGWDRRRQIPEDVPVGAEEVRGYLRLALGTDYGMSEVRWTSRFHSDERQVPRYRVGRAFLAGDAAHVHSPAGGQGMNTGLQDAANLSWKLAAVLHGDAPDSLLDSYDAERHPVGKTVLRSSGTLIRAAQLRSAPARALRASVAGLLNVTPLLADRALAQVSGVGISYPAERGAHPLTGKRVPDLRLAGGTRLYEALRGGAFVLVVPRDEELPGTEGLPRAEALPDTGAPQDGAAAEGGSAAARLVRASWAGDRHTALLVRPDGYIAWATDAADPDVRAASLRGALDRWTGPVRAATRTAVPA; encoded by the coding sequence ATGTCCCGCGATCCCGGCACCACCGACGACCCGAACCCCACACACCCCACGACCACCGTCCGCACCGGCGCGCCCGCCGACGTCCTCGTGGTCGGCGCCGGCCCCACCGGGCTGCTGCTCGCCGGGGACCTCGCCGTCGCCGGCCTGCGCGTCACCCTGCTGGAGCGGCGCGCCCCCGGCCTCAGCAACCTGACCCGCGCGATGGCGGTGCACGCCCGCAGCCTCGAACAGCTCGACGCGCGCGGCCTCGCCGACGAACTGGTGGCGGGCGGCCACGCGCTGCGGACCATGCGGCTCTTCGGCGGCGTCGTCCTGAAGCCGGACCGGCTGCCCTCCCGTTTCCCGTTCGTACTGATCACTCCGCAGTACGAGGTCGAACGGCTGCTGGAGCGGCGCGCGCAGAAGGCCGGCGTCACCTTTCGGTACGGGGCCCGGGTGACCGGCCTGGACCAGGACGCCCACGGCATCCAGGCCCGCGTGACGGAGGAGGACGGGACGGCCACGGCGTACCGCGCGTCCTACCTGGTCGGCACGGACGGCGTGCGCAGCACCGTCCGGGAGGCACTCGGCCTGCCCTTCCCCGGCCGCGCCGTGGTCAGCTCCGTCGTCCTCGCCGACGTACGGCTCGACGAGCAGCCCGACCTTCCGTTGGTCGGCAACGCCAACGGCGACGCCATCGCGGTCGTGGCCAACTTCGGCGACGGCTGGTACCGCGTCGTCGGCTGGGACCGCCGCCGCCAGATCCCCGAGGACGTCCCCGTCGGCGCCGAAGAGGTCCGCGGCTACCTGCGCCTCGCCCTCGGCACCGACTACGGGATGAGCGAGGTGCGCTGGACCTCGCGCTTCCACAGCGACGAGCGCCAGGTGCCCCGCTACCGCGTCGGCCGCGCCTTCCTCGCGGGCGACGCCGCGCACGTCCACTCCCCGGCCGGCGGCCAGGGCATGAACACCGGGCTCCAGGACGCGGCCAACCTCAGTTGGAAGCTGGCCGCCGTACTGCACGGCGACGCACCCGACAGCCTGCTGGACAGTTACGACGCCGAGCGCCACCCGGTGGGGAAGACGGTGCTGCGCAGCAGCGGCACGCTCATCCGGGCGGCGCAACTGCGCAGCGCGCCGGCGCGGGCGCTGCGCGCGTCGGTCGCCGGGCTGCTGAACGTGACGCCACTGCTGGCGGACCGGGCACTGGCACAGGTCAGCGGGGTCGGCATCTCCTACCCGGCCGAGCGCGGCGCCCATCCGCTCACCGGCAAGCGGGTCCCCGACCTGCGGCTGGCGGGCGGCACCCGGCTGTACGAGGCGCTGCGCGGCGGCGCGTTCGTCCTCGTCGTACCGCGGGACGAGGAACTGCCGGGGACCGAAGGGCTGCCGAGGGCCGAAGCGCTGCCGGACACCGGGGCGCCGCAGGACGGGGCCGCGGCGGAGGGCGGTTCCGCCGCCGCCCGTCTCGTACGGGCGTCCTGGGCCGGTGACCGGCACACCGCGCTCCTCGTACGCCCCGACGGCTACATCGCCTGGGCCACCGACGCCGCCGACCCGGACGTACGCGCCGCGTCGCTGCGCGGCGCCCTCGACCGCTGGACCGGCCCGGTGCGGGCCGCGACCCGCACCGCGGTCCCGGCCTGA
- a CDS encoding TetR family transcriptional regulator — translation MAETESSPSAPDAAPDRPRRSDATRAAILEAARERFAADGYERATIRAVARDAGIDPSMVMRYYGNKAGLFAAASEIDLKLPDLTSVPRDQLGAMLVRHFLDRWERDETLTAMVRVAVTNEAGAERLRGVFAEQIRPALAAVCAVPEKAESRAALVGSQLVGMGMLRYVLVLPPAAALGREEVVSWLGPTIQHYLTAEHP, via the coding sequence ATGGCTGAGACCGAATCCTCCCCGTCCGCACCGGACGCCGCGCCGGACCGCCCCCGTCGCTCCGACGCCACCCGTGCCGCGATCCTCGAAGCCGCCCGCGAGCGCTTCGCCGCCGACGGCTACGAACGCGCCACCATCCGGGCCGTCGCCCGGGACGCGGGCATCGACCCGTCGATGGTCATGCGCTACTACGGCAACAAGGCGGGCCTGTTCGCGGCGGCCTCCGAGATCGACCTGAAGCTGCCCGACCTGACGTCGGTACCGCGCGACCAGCTCGGCGCCATGCTCGTACGGCACTTCCTCGACCGCTGGGAGCGCGACGAGACGCTGACCGCGATGGTGCGCGTCGCCGTCACCAACGAAGCGGGCGCCGAACGGCTGCGCGGCGTCTTCGCCGAACAGATCAGACCGGCGCTCGCGGCGGTCTGCGCGGTCCCGGAGAAGGCCGAGTCCCGCGCGGCGCTGGTCGGCTCCCAGCTCGTGGGCATGGGCATGCTGCGGTACGTCCTGGTGCTGCCGCCCGCCGCCGCCCTCGGCCGCGAGGAGGTCGTGAGCTGGCTGGGGCCCACCATCCAGCACTATCTGACCGCCGAGCACCCGTAG
- a CDS encoding cupin domain-containing protein encodes MARQPSVSPSPQEIVELYGLEPLPREGGRYRQTWAGPARPDGRPEGSAIVVLLTAEPDGHSALHRLPTDEVWHFYLGDPLAMLLLDPSGGTRTVVLGPDVLGGQHVQFTVPAGTWMAAEVADGGAWSLFGCTMAPGFTFDVYEHGDAAELAARYPQEAARITALSRP; translated from the coding sequence ATGGCCCGGCAACCGTCCGTGTCACCGTCGCCCCAGGAAATCGTCGAACTCTACGGACTGGAGCCGCTGCCCAGGGAGGGGGGCCGCTACCGGCAGACCTGGGCGGGGCCCGCACGCCCCGACGGGCGCCCGGAGGGCTCCGCGATCGTCGTCCTGCTCACCGCGGAACCCGACGGCCACAGCGCGCTCCACCGCCTGCCCACCGACGAGGTCTGGCACTTCTACCTCGGCGACCCGCTCGCGATGCTCCTGCTGGACCCGTCCGGCGGCACCCGGACGGTCGTCCTCGGGCCGGACGTGCTGGGCGGCCAGCACGTCCAGTTCACGGTGCCGGCCGGCACCTGGATGGCGGCCGAGGTCGCCGACGGCGGCGCCTGGTCGCTGTTCGGCTGCACCATGGCGCCCGGCTTCACCTTCGACGTGTACGAGCACGGGGACGCCGCCGAACTGGCCGCGCGCTATCCCCAGGAGGCGGCGCGCATCACCGCGCTGTCCCGCCCGTGA
- a CDS encoding SDR family NAD(P)-dependent oxidoreductase, giving the protein MSAPAGSPRLPSLAGQVALVTGAGGGLGTGIALRLAEAGAAVVAHYRTNATAAEALVSHIEEQGGSALAVRADLSVEEECHQLVRTAAEWRGRLTALVNNAGVQPVQDLASMSVADWRAVNDTNVLSVFACTQAAAAVMRDGGGGSITHIASIEAHQPTAAHAHYCASKAAVVMHARTAALEYGPDGIRVNSVSPGLIDREGLAESWPDGVHRYRQAAPAGRLGRPEDIGDACVFLASPMAAWVTGHDLVVDGGVSARPTW; this is encoded by the coding sequence GTGAGCGCGCCCGCCGGCAGCCCGCGGCTGCCCTCCCTCGCGGGCCAGGTGGCCCTGGTCACCGGTGCGGGCGGCGGCCTCGGCACCGGCATCGCGCTGCGCCTCGCCGAGGCGGGCGCCGCGGTCGTCGCCCACTACCGGACGAACGCCACCGCCGCCGAAGCACTCGTCTCGCACATTGAGGAGCAGGGCGGCAGCGCGCTTGCCGTACGGGCCGACCTGTCCGTCGAGGAGGAGTGCCACCAGTTGGTGCGTACGGCGGCGGAGTGGCGCGGCCGGCTCACCGCCCTGGTGAACAACGCGGGCGTGCAGCCCGTCCAGGACCTGGCCTCCATGAGCGTCGCCGACTGGCGCGCGGTCAACGACACCAACGTCCTGAGCGTCTTCGCCTGCACCCAGGCCGCCGCCGCGGTGATGCGGGACGGCGGAGGCGGCTCTATCACCCACATCGCCTCCATCGAGGCGCACCAGCCCACCGCGGCCCACGCCCACTACTGCGCGTCCAAGGCGGCCGTCGTGATGCACGCGCGCACGGCCGCGCTGGAGTACGGGCCCGACGGCATCCGCGTCAACAGCGTCTCGCCGGGCCTGATCGACCGCGAGGGCCTGGCGGAGTCCTGGCCGGACGGCGTGCACCGCTACCGGCAGGCGGCACCGGCCGGCCGGCTCGGGCGCCCCGAGGACATCGGAGACGCCTGTGTCTTCCTCGCCTCACCGATGGCCGCATGGGTGACCGGGCACGACCTGGTGGTGGACGGCGGGGTGTCGGCCAGACCCACATGGTGA